From Chaetodon auriga isolate fChaAug3 chromosome 10, fChaAug3.hap1, whole genome shotgun sequence, a single genomic window includes:
- the dhh gene encoding desert hedgehog protein has product MKQSWWARLAQLGLLAAWTCIWLVQGCGPGPGYGIRSRPRKLTAMHYKQFFPNFSENNLGASGRAEGKITRNSERFNELVCNYNPDIVFKDEENTNADRFMTKRCKDCLNRLAIAVMNQWPGVHLRVTEAWDEDGHHPPGSLHYEGRAVDITTDDRETEKYGLLAQLAVEAGFDWVHYESKYHIHCSVKADHSVAVEKGGCFPGWARVTVAGGEQKSLSSLAPGDRVMALSGTGHIVFSQVLLFLHSNQDSWSTFLSLETEDGHRLAVTPHHLVFLSPHCRLDSSEYQAQFASRAKTGDCVLVHAAEGQVHPSQIISVSAEESVGVYAPLTEAGTVFVDGVLASSYALVEDHQLAHWAFGPVRLLSSFNQLFWGGTPKEQQTTDSETACTKLPMQCSTLAAKDKAGVYVNNDILNKQDNLSEPLRMIEKHHLQRQTSHVHWYARLLYTFGRIFLDANSFHP; this is encoded by the exons ATGAAGCAGTCCTGGTGGGCCCGCCTGGCACAGCTCGGCCTGCTCGCTGCTTGGACCTGTATATGGCTGGTCCAGGGATGCGGACCGGGCCCTGGGTACGGCATCCGCTCCAGGCCCAGGAAACTCACAGCCATGCACTACAAGCAGTTTTTCCCTAACTTCTCAGAAAACAATCTCGGCGCCAGTGGGAGAGCAGAGGGCAAGATCACACGCAACTCTGAGCGCTTCAATGAACTTGTGTGCAACTACAACCCAGACATTGTGTTCAAGGATGAAGAGAACACCAACGCGGACCGCTTCATGACTAAG CGATGTAAGGACTGTTTGAACAGGTTGGCTATCGCAGTGATGAACCAGTGGCCAGGGGTGCACTTACGTGTGACAGAGGCCTGGGATGAGGATGGTCACCATCCTCCCGGCTCACTGCACTATGAAGGCCGGGCTGTGGATATCACCACCGacgacagagaaacagagaagtaTGGTCTTCTAGCCCAGCTGGCTGTGGAGGCTGGCTTTGACTGGGTCCATTATGAGTCCAAATATCACATCCACTGCTCAGTAAAAGCTG ATCACTCTGTTGCAGTGGAAAAAGGTGGCTGTTTCCCTGGCTGGGCCCGGGTGACTGTTGCTGGAGGGGAGCAGAAGAGCCTGTCGTCACTCGCTCCTGGGGACCGAGTCATGGCCCTGTCTGGGACAGGCCACATTGTGTTTAGTCAAGTCCTCTTGTTTCTGCACAGTAACCAAGACAGCTGGTCTacttttctgtctctggagACCGAAGATGGCCACAGATTGGCTGTTACCCCACATCACTTGGTCTTTTTATCCCCCCACTGCAGACTTGACAGCAGTGAGTACCAGGCTCAGTTTGCTAGCAGAGCCAAAACAGGAGACTGTGTTCTCGTACATGCAGCAGAGGGTCAAGTACATCCGTCTCAAATCATCTCAGTTTCAGCAGAGGAGAGTGTGGGAGTGTACGCGCCCTTGACAGAAGCTGGAACTGTGTTCGTTGATGGGGTGCTGGCATCCAGCTATGCGCTGGTGGAGGACCACCAACTTGCACACTGGGCATTTGGACCTGTGCGTCTCCTCTCCTCGTTCAACCAGTTATTTTGGGGGGGGACACCAAAAGAACAGCAGACCACAGACAGCGAAACAGCTTGCACCAAGTTACCAATGCAATGTAGCACTTTGGCCGCAAAGGACAAAGCAGGAGTATACGTGAACAATGACATCCTGAACAAACAGGACAATCTGAGTGAACCTCTGAGGATGATAGAGAAGCACCACTTGCAAAGACAGACATCACATGTGCACTGGTATGCTAGACTACTGTACACTTTTGGACGTATCTTTTTAGACGCCAACTCATTTCATCCTTAA